Proteins found in one Larimichthys crocea isolate SSNF chromosome I, L_crocea_2.0, whole genome shotgun sequence genomic segment:
- the twist2 gene encoding twist-related protein 2, whose product MEEGSSSPVSPVDSLVTSEEELDRQQKRFARKRRHSKKSSEDSSSSSPGPVKRGKKPSPSSTQSYEELQNQRVLANVRERQRTQSLNEAFASLRKIIPTLPSDKLSKIQTLKLASRYIDFLCQVLQSDEMDNKMSSCSYVAHERLSYAFSVWRMEGAWSMSASH is encoded by the coding sequence ATGGAAGAGGGCTCCAGTTCTCCGGTCTCCCCTGTGGATAGTCTGGTGACCAGCGAGGAGGAGCTGGACAGACAGCAGAAACGCTTcgcgaggaagaggagacacAGTAAAAAGTCCAGCGAggacagcagcagtagcagcccGGGGCCGGTGAAACGGGGGAAAAAACCGAGTCCGAGCAGCACTCAGTCGTACGAGGAGCTGCAGAACCAGCGAGTCCTGGCCAACGTCCGGGAGAGGCAACGGACTCAGTCTCTGAACGAGGCCTTTGCGTCTTTGCGCAAAATTATCCCCACACTGCCGTCGGACAAACTCAGCAAGATACAGACGCTGAAGCTCGCCTCCAGATACATAGATTTCCTCTGTCAGGTGCTGCAGAGCGACGAGATGGACAACAAGATGTCCAGCTGCAGCTACGTTGCGCACGAAAGACTCAGTTACGCGTTCTCCGTGTGGAGGATGGAGGGTGCTTGGTCTATGTCAGCATCTCACTAG
- the LOC109140798 gene encoding pancreas transcription factor 1 subunit alpha gives MEDILFDFDQDGTTDFAFWGQMDQNFQLQTQLDTFLLDYTAATGQLSPWSSFGSQSMFPDAQLTFTDLDVQSPGAGVCAEGESSSVDEPLEVTKRRARRLVTHHPYKVQRHAANIRERKRMLSINSAFEELRCHVPTFPYEKRLSKIDTLRLAIAYIALLREILMSGCDPKSYVDECMKNGYKNQTNAIWNTSDLTARLSWIKWD, from the exons ATGGAGGACATACTTTTTGATTTCGACCAGGATGGCACCACAGACTTTGCATTTTGGGGACAGATGGACCAAAACTTTCAGCTTCAAACCCAGCTGGACACCTTCCTGCTGGACTACACAGCAGCCACAGGCCAGCTCTCACCCTGGTCCTCTTTTGGCAGCCAGTCCATGTTCCCGGACGCACAGCTGACCTTTACCGACCTCGACGTGCAGTCTCCGGGTGCTGGCGTCTGCGCTGAAGGCGAAAGCTCCTCCGTGGATGAACCACTGGAGGTTACCAAGCGCAGGGCGCGGCGGCTGGTGACCCATCACCCCTACAAGGTGCAGCGGCATGCCGCCAACATCcgggagaggaagaggatgctGAGCATCAATTCAGCCTTCGAGGAGCTGCGATGTCACGTACCAACGTTTCCCTACGAGAAAAGGCTGTCAAAGATAGACACGTTGAGACTGGCCATAGCTTACATCGccctgctgagagagatcctcATGTCAGGCTGCGATCCCAAATCCTATGTGGACGAGTGCATGAAGAATGGCTACAAGAATCAGACCAACGCAATTTGGAACACAAGTG ATCTGACAGCTCGCCTCTCTTGGATAAAGTGGGATTAA